In Meles meles chromosome 13, mMelMel3.1 paternal haplotype, whole genome shotgun sequence, the DNA window caaaaaaaaacaaaaaacaaaaacaaaaaaaaccctattatCTTTACTTTATAAGACCTGACAAAAATGCTTTCACATCCCGTATCACATTTAATTCATGAGATATAGAGATTACCATTTTCATTTTAGGGATGAGGAATCTGAAGTCTGTGGAGGGTTAGCCTGGAGAAGTCAAGCTCTAGGAGGTTGGAGCACTGAGATTTGATGAGCCCCAGTGACACAGGTCAGAATGAAACAGGATCAAGTGTTCCATGCCGCAGTGGTCATATGGTAGCCCTTCCATAAATGACAGTTGGTGTGATGCAGAGACACTGAGCGCTTCCTCCCCTGGAAAATTCTCCCCAAGTGTAAGTTGGTACTCAGACTAGACTCACAGAGAGCGAATCTAGGGCTTTGGCCTCTAGAATAAGGAATCATCGTACATATGTACGTACAATGATGTGTTCTGTTCTGGCTTTGCCTCAGCAGAAGACACACAAGTCAAGCACCAAAATATGGCAAGTGGGGACTCTCGTTAGAGAATCTGAGTGACTTCTTATACATCAGTAACTTCCTTTTTGAAAgagccctctcctctcctccctaaaATCTAGAATCAATCCATTCTCTTGTGTTTTAAGACCAATGCTGAATTGGTTTCCATCCATATCTGTTTATCACGAGGAGACATCAGCAATATTCCCTTTCCTTTTAACTTTCTCTCCTCAGGTCCTAAGACTCATCACACAATAATAACAAGTCAAccgggagcacctggctggctggctgagtGGGGAGacagtgactctttttttttttttttaattaaagattttatttatttatttgacaggcagagatgcaggcagagagagagaaggaagcaggctccctgctgagcagaaagcccggatgcggggcctgatcccaggacactgggatcatgacctgagctgaaggcagaggccttaacccactgagccacccaggtgccccgagacagtgactcttgatcccagggtcgtgagttcaagccccacatctggtgtAGAACGTCCTTAAAAATAGCAAGTGTCCCTTGTCTCCTGAGGAGAAAGCTagttcttcttcattcttttggCAAAAACAATTTCTGAGCTTCAACTGTACAGCAATCCTATGCTTGTTTTTTGAGAGacatcaaataataataatcccattttttccccatttctgatGAAAGCTTCTTTGgtcctctgtctgtctctctccctacaaTTGTTTCTTCCCCAAGGCATCACCTAGCCTAGCCTTTTATGCGCACGATTACAGGATAGGTGTTTAAAGCAGGGCAGGACAAAATATATttgatacaaaacaaaacaaaacatgtttctCCACTTAAGTCCGCCAGAGAGCTAATTATAGTTTATGATTCTAAAAGGCAGGTTTAAATTCACGAGTGTTggcagtttgtggagattgcaGTTCAATAAATGGTTTGTGGTTTGTGTCGCGGAAAATACGAAAGGAAAACACTGATAGATTTTTGGCGCATCCTTTATTTTCAGACAAACTAATAAATGGTCAGTGTAATTGTTCAAAGAAAAGCTTCTTTTACACCAGAGGGCTTAAAGGAGCTTTACACAAACCTTACTGAtgtctttcttctttatattatttattattatattgtttttattcttcttgatACCGAAGGAGAAAGCCTTGCCAACACTGAATCTTACAAAGGTGATACCAGAGATCACCTTTGAGCACCAATACAtttaattctggacttcaagatttaaatcctcctttctttttccatggcatttaaaaatatttttgaagtatcCAAAGAAACACAATCATCATAGAAAATTACGAAATACCCATCGGTAACATTTTTGTTATACATGCTTCCaggctttttctgtgtctgtgaatATGTATACAATATATGCTTTACATGGATATGAATAACTATTGTTTTCTggtctctttaaaaaagatactattcattcatttttgagaaagagtgggagggaggaaggggagagggagaagcagactccccactgggcaggaaaCCTGCCTTGATGCAGAgtttgatccctggaccctgagattatgacctgagccgaaggcagaggcttacggaactgagccaccaggcgcccctatatattgtttgtttttacaaaagcAGAATTATACATACTTTTTGGTAACCTGCTTTCTTAGCCATTTGACGGAATATTGTTCATTTGACCTTACCTTTAtgtaaaagcaaagaaaattgcAAGATATTCCTTATACCCTTTTAGTAAGAAATCACTTTTACCAttacaaagttcattttttaaataaatagacttCTGTCCCGTTATGCTGCTAACgctttacttctttatttgttaagattttatttatttgagagagaaagagagagcacaggcaggggggaggggtagagagaagcagactccccgatgagcagggagcctgatgcgggactccatctggggaccctgagatcatgatctgagccaaaggcagacgcttaatggactgagccacccaggcagcccaaagTCTTACTTCTTAatgcatcattattttttaaaatattttatttatttatttgacagagatcacaagtaagcagagaggcaggcagagagagggggaagcaggctccccactgagcagagaacccgatgtggggctcaatcccaggaccctggaatcatgacctgagctgaaggcagaggctccctgagccacccaggtgcccccttaatgcATCATTATTAATGCGGCTTGAGAATAGCTATGTTACATAGAGATGTaaggcagcattttttttttgttctaaacattctgtttctttaaatttatttattttttcagcctaacagtattcattgtttttgcacaacacccagtgctccatgtaaggcagcatttttttttcccattttatttattttttcagcgtaacagtattcattctttttgcacaacacccagtgctccatgcaaaacgtgccctccccattacccaccacctgttcccccaacctcccacccctgacccttcaaaaccctcaggttgtttttcagagtccatagtctcttatggttcgcctcccctccccaatgtccatagcccgctccccctctcccaatcccacctccccccagcaacccccagtttgttttgtgagattaagagtcatttatggtttgtctccctcccaatcccatcttgtttcatttattcttctcctatccccctacccccccatgttgcttctccatgtcctcatatcagggagatcatatgatagttgtctttctctgattgacttatttcactaagcatgatatgctctagttccatccacgttgtcgcaaatggcaagatttcatttcttttgatggcttcatagtattccattgtgtatatataccacatcttctttatccattcatctgttgatggacatctaggttctttccatagtttggctattgtagacattgctgctataaacattcgggtacacgtgccccttcggatcactatgtttgtatctttagggtaaatacccagtagtgcaactgctgggtcatagggtagttctattttcaacattttgaggaacctccatgctgttttccagagtggttgcaccagcctgcattcccaccaacagtggaggagggctcccctttctccacatcctctccagcatctgtcatctcccgacctgttaattttagccattctgactggtgtgaggtgatatcccatcGCGGTTCTGACCTGcacttccctgatgccgagtgacgtggagcacccccccatgcatctgttggccatctggatgtcccccccgcagaaatgtctgctcatgtcctctgcccacccctTGATCGGAtcgtttgttctttgggtgttgagtttgctaagttccttatagattttggatactagccctttatctgatatgtcgtttgcaaatatcttctcccattctgtcagttgtcctttggcTCTGttaactgtctcctttgctgtgcaaaagcttccgATCCTGAttaaatcccaatagttcatttttgcccttgcttcccttgcctttgccgttgttcctaggaagatgttgctacggctgaggtcgaagaggttgctgcctgcattctcctcaaggattttgatggattcctttcccacattgaggtccctcatccatttggagtctattttcgtgtgtggtgtaaggaagtggtccaatttcatttttctgcatgtggctgtccaattttcccagcaccatttaccgaagaggctgtcttttttccattggacattctctcctgctttgtcgaagattagttgaccatagagttgagggtcgatttctgggctctctattctgttccactgatctatgtgtctgtttttgttaaGGCAGCATTTTTAAACTCTAAGAGGTAAGAGTACGCTGCAGAAGGATCTGGATCTGTTCTCGGGGCATTTAAGGTGTCGCAAGGAACAAAAAAACCACGCAGAATATCTCACCGCAAGGCACAGTTAGGAGACACAGATAAAATGATGGCATTCTGAATAAGGCAGCATTCCAGGCTGGAGCCAGGGAGATTTCATGCCAGCGGTGAATCTGAGGTGGATTTTATAGGATGGAGTAAGTTCCGCAGAGGAagtcctgggagagggagagagagagagaggagagagaaaactgaTCAGAGAGAAAACACCAGGAAAGACATGGAAGTAGAAGAATTAGGAGGCCCAATTTCCCACCTGTGAAACTGACAGCTATTGTTCACTCGGTGCTGACATAGGTCGAGCGAGATAAGCAGCATCACTGTTCCCTGGTTGGAGTGTAAATTAGTATCACCTTTAtttctggaaagcagtttggaGCACATGCATTGATAGCCTTAGAAAGCTTATACTTTTGGGTCCAATAATCCCACTACTGGTGTGATGAGTAGAGGTGTGgccaaaaatatatatgcaaaagtcTGCATCAAATTGTTCCTCTTAGTCATGAGAACCTGGGAAAACTTTAAATGTTCAATAGTTGATAGAAAATATGTGATTGTCTGTAACTTCCAGTTTTTCTACCCTGAgctggtatttgcctttcttttaatGAATCTGAGGTAGGCTTTGCAGGCCGGATGAAGTTTGGGGAACGGAGGGGTCCCGCGTGTTTGGAGTACAGGTTATCTTTAAGGAAGTTctgggaaggaagacaggaaCTGTAGCACGGAGAGCTTCCAGGGGATGCTGTGACATGGTAACTGGTTGGATACAGTGAAAAAGTCTCCGAGGACACCTATGAAGCTGTAAATGTCAGTAGGGGAGTCGAAGTGCTTTTGATGCTTTGCGGGAGACATTTCTAAGGACTGTTTTAGGTCCCCTGAGTTGGAGATGTCATCTGGACATCAAGAGGGGCTTTCCAGTGGTCATGGTGGAGCCCAGAAGAACAGGCAGGGCTCCGcactcatttatttactcatgcaGTCACTCACTCATTCAAGAAACATTGCTTATGCATTTGCTGTATGCCAAGGGCTCTGCACGGTCCCACAGATGCAAAAAGAAGGGGCCTTCCGTTCTCGTGGGAGTGCACAGTGGGGGCTTTTGGGAGTGGAGGAGGTGACCAAGGGGAGGGAGTGTGGGAAGGGAGAGCTTTGGGCTAAAAACCAACGGGAGCACCTCCTTGTGCCTCTCAAGGACTCGGGAGTGAGCGAGACAGGCTGGGATCTCAGCAGCCAGGTGACAGGGGGAGGGTTAGAGCTGGGACCTGGGGTTGGGTGTTTAGGGTTTGTCTGTCAGAAGGCAACTTCTGGGAGGATACACCCTACTGTGAAATAGACAGTGTCCGAAGGGGCAAAGGAAACTTGGGCCCAGTTCCAGAGACAGCTGTATCCGAAGGGAGCTGGTGTGAGGGGGACATTAGAAGCCACAGGAGATCCAGGTGACCTTCAAAGTCAGGTGGCAACCTGCTTGTCCATGTAACACGTTGTGTTggttaccacagagataaaaaacACCCCTGGAGAAAGTGtgggaaacagaaacaatccTAGGAGTTAAAACAATAGTTATTACTATTGTTGTGCATTTCCTTCCGTAATAATAGTAACAGAGTTTTCACACAGTCCTAACGTCAAGGACACACATTATGTACATCTTGCGTTTTTCACTTGACATTACAGCACATGCGTTTTCTGGGTCCCTGCATAGTCTTCATAGGtacttaaataaaattccatcaaggaggggctcctgagtggctcagtgggttaagcctctgccttcagctcaggccatgatcccagggtcctgggatcgagccccgcatcaggctctctgctcagcagagagcctgcttccccctctctctctgcctgcctctctgcctacttgtgatctctctccttctgtcaaattaataaataaaatctttaaagaaatataaaagtatgcttattactttaaaaaaaattccatcaagGAGTACAATAATTTATTCCACTGTCCCTTACCTTTGgcatttgttttcaaataaaatgaactaTAATTAAAATCTGTCATATTCTAGATTATCTCCTTGGGCTGAAATCCCAGAAGTTATGTGAGTAGGTCAAAGAGTAGGagcaggatttttatggttcttGTCATCTTATCTTTTGTACTTCCCTCCAGATGGCTGGTTCTCTACTTTTGGATCACCGAAGATACTCCCTTTCCCCAAATTCTTTACTTTCCTAAATGGGGAAGTCCAGGGCTCAGTATAGTAAAGGTCATTGTAACCAGCCTCCTGGAATCTTCCAAGCCGGTGATCTCCGGTGTAGCCTTTGGCCGTTACAATGCCCAGTCAGAAGGGTCGGGAGCCCCAGCGCTGATGCAGAAGTTAAGACACTCCCCTTGCCACGTTTTGCAAACACCACTTAACAACTTAATCATAAATGACttgccgggggcgcctgggtggctcagtggtttaagccgctgccttcggctcaggtcatgatctcagggtcctgggatcgagtcccgcatcgggctctctgctcggcagggagcctgcttccctctcactctctctgcctgcctctctgcctacttgtgatctctctctgtcaaataaataaataaaatcttaaaaaaaaaaaaaaaataaatgacttgccAGCACTTCCCTCCTTCATCCTCCCCCTAGCATGCTTCCTTGAAATGAGGCTAAAGATGACTGATGGAAGAATGCTTGCCCTTCCTCTGGGCTGGGGCTGTGCCTTTCTTGCTGAGGCTCAGCTCAGAAGCCTCCTGTTCGTCCATCCCACGGCGCCCACCTCAGGGCACTGGCTCCCCTTCAAAGGCAGCCCCATGGGTtaagaaaacacagataaagGCAAAATGATAAGGTGGCCATAAATCTAAAAGAGTAAGTTTTCTGGCATTATCAGTTATCAATCACTCCATTTCAAACATGCGTATGGAGTAGATATTCCAGTTTTCAATGTATGAATGTGTTTAAAGGCCTTTTAAAGAGCTGTGCAATCCTTCCTACCCCATTGTGCGGTGTTCGGCATTAAAAAGCTGTCAGGGCCAACTTGTAACTTGGAAGGGGTAAGAGTGGAGGTTCAGGCAAGTCTGGGCTGGTTTACCTGTGGGACTGTGGAGTGTGACTCCTGCCGGGAACCCACCCCCAGAGACAGCCCCACTCCTCACAACCCACATTCCAGCCAGCGGTCTTGCAAATGCACGATGTGAGACTCAGCCTCTAAAAGAAAGGGAACCTAGCTATATAAAACCCCACTGGTGCTTCCAGCAAAGCCACCCATCCCTTGGCTGTCAAGAATGCCCCGTTCGTTGTGCGAGGCTCTAGGAATGAGTATCCTGAAGGTATCTGAGTGTCGATAAGATCCACCGTACGACACGCGCACTGGCGCTGTTGGCATGTGAGCAGGAAAATCGAGGACGGGAGAGGTGGACACACGCGTTCACTTTCTGGCTGACCTGTGGGCTGTATTGCTTGTCCCCGCAGATGTAAGCAAAGGCGAGTCCTGCAAGGAGAACTGTACTTGTCCCTCCTGCTCACTCCGGGCCCCGACCATAAGTGACTTACTCAATGATCAGGACTTACTTGACGTCATCAGGATAAAGCTGGATCCATGTCACCCGACAGTAAAAAACTGGAGGAATTTTGCCAGCAAATGGGGCATGCCCTATGATGAACTGTGTTTCCTGGAGCAGAGGCCTCAGAGCCCCACCCTGGAGTTCTTGCTGCGGAACAGCCAGAGGCCAGTGGGTCAGTTGATGGAGCTGTGCAGGCTGTACCACAGGGCTGACGTGGAGAAGGTCCTGCACAGGTGGGTGGATGAGGAGTGGCCCAAGAGGGGGCGTGGAGACCACCACAGGAACTTCTAGACCTCTGCTTCTTCGCACTGGCCTCTTTGGACCTGGAGACAACCACAAGTTAAGGCGGAATAgggatcttttcttttcttttctttttttttttttttttttagagtttaggataaggacatggatggaaccgtGGACATTGGTTTTCCCCGAAGctgttgtggtttgttttttggttttttgttttttttgtttttttttttttgagggtgaGGCTATGTTTTGGTGgcggatttttgtttgtttagttttgcaCATCGGTTTTAATTTAATATCAGAATCCAGAATCAGGAAAGATACTTTGTAGACTCCTGTAGGGACTGGAGTCAAAGAACTACAATCGGAATGGATTCATgccatgataaaaataaaattgccctTTCCCTTCAATGCTGTGGAAGCCTGAAATAAGAACTAGGATTGTTGATGGCCCCACATGATCGTCGCCCATGGGATCCTTCATGATGGACAATGTTCCCACAGCTTACAAGAAAACAGCACAGAGAAGTAACCTAATTTGTACCTTTTTCAGTCATAAAGTACTTAAGTGAAGTGTTGGTATTATGGTACCTTCAGACCGTATGTGCCATCTTTTTTATTGATATACTTTGGTAATCTGTGCACTATCAAAAATGGCATTCGTCCAAgtgtttttttctaagaaatgcaAAATTGGTGGTGGGAGGACAGAGTCCAGAATCAGCAAGGGAATAAGGACCTTGGGCGTGGTGTTTGACAAAGAGAGTACCAAAAAATGCCCTTTGTtacccaagattttttttaaattaacttttaaattacttttatgtCTTTTAGATAAGGCTGAATGTTTcacccctgagatcaagctcagttaagaaataaat includes these proteins:
- the EDARADD gene encoding ectodysplasin-A receptor-associated adapter protein isoform X3; the protein is MAKEPVEDTDPSTLSFNPSDKYPIQDTGLPKAEECDPITLNCPTDSDVQHQGEENSFPDSTGDPLSDVSKGESCKENCTCPSCSLRAPTISDLLNDQDLLDVIRIKLDPCHPTVKNWRNFASKWGMPYDELCFLEQRPQSPTLEFLLRNSQRPVGQLMELCRLYHRADVEKVLHRWVDEEWPKRGRGDHHRNF
- the EDARADD gene encoding ectodysplasin-A receptor-associated adapter protein isoform X1, encoding MGLRTTKEMMRGTKQASGHQEDQMAKEPVEDTDPSTLSFNPSDKYPIQDTGLPKAEECDPITLNCPTDSDVQHQGEENSFPDSTGDPLSDVSKGESCKENCTCPSCSLRAPTISDLLNDQDLLDVIRIKLDPCHPTVKNWRNFASKWGMPYDELCFLEQRPQSPTLEFLLRNSQRPVGQLMELCRLYHRADVEKVLHRWVDEEWPKRGRGDHHRNF
- the EDARADD gene encoding ectodysplasin-A receptor-associated adapter protein isoform X2, whose protein sequence is MASPDDPLRADQMAKEPVEDTDPSTLSFNPSDKYPIQDTGLPKAEECDPITLNCPTDSDVQHQGEENSFPDSTGDPLSDVSKGESCKENCTCPSCSLRAPTISDLLNDQDLLDVIRIKLDPCHPTVKNWRNFASKWGMPYDELCFLEQRPQSPTLEFLLRNSQRPVGQLMELCRLYHRADVEKVLHRWVDEEWPKRGRGDHHRNF